One genomic segment of Ignavibacteriota bacterium includes these proteins:
- a CDS encoding universal stress protein, translating to MISKIGLAITFSPTGKALLKETLRLQNLFNAQLVLIHIGEKNKEAEERLFTAIENSGIAKNSYEVIWDKGDPASAILRNSKKSKVDLLISGALEKESLFKFYFGSVARTIMREFTSSTLILKSPTETPKGFKRFYVSADYSTRGEKTILTAYKFALKENAEEFVIIHDFHAPGISASIIDGGTSDEIIIAKRQWIIEEEEKMKLFIKELNLKEIQPKIVCLYGKEGWEAGNYAHQNNADIFVVCSPPRKLKFLDKLFPHDSEFAFEKLPSNLLIVR from the coding sequence ATGATTTCAAAAATTGGTTTAGCAATTACTTTTTCCCCAACGGGAAAAGCATTATTAAAGGAAACTTTAAGATTACAAAATTTATTTAATGCGCAATTGGTTCTTATTCACATTGGTGAAAAAAATAAAGAAGCGGAAGAAAGATTATTTACCGCAATTGAAAATTCCGGAATTGCAAAAAATAGTTACGAAGTTATTTGGGATAAAGGTGATCCGGCTTCGGCAATTTTAAGAAACAGTAAAAAATCGAAAGTTGATTTATTAATTTCCGGCGCATTGGAAAAAGAAAGTTTATTTAAATTTTATTTCGGTTCGGTTGCCAGAACAATTATGCGCGAGTTTACTTCTTCAACATTAATTTTAAAATCACCGACAGAAACTCCCAAAGGTTTTAAAAGATTTTATGTTTCCGCAGATTATTCAACACGCGGAGAAAAAACAATTTTAACCGCATATAAATTTGCGTTAAAAGAAAATGCCGAAGAATTTGTGATTATTCATGATTTCCATGCTCCGGGAATTAGTGCTTCAATTATTGACGGAGGAACTTCCGATGAAATTATTATTGCAAAAAGACAGTGGATAATTGAAGAAGAAGAAAAAATGAAATTGTTTATTAAGGAATTGAACTTAAAAGAAATTCAGCCAAAAATTGTTTGTCTTTATGGTAAAGAAGGCTGGGAAGCCGGAAACTACGCACATCAAAACAATGCAGATATTTTTGTTGTTTGCAGTCCGCCGAGAAAATTAAAATTTTTAGACAAACTTTTTCCGCATGACTCTGAATTTGCATTTGAAAAACTTCCATCCAACTTATTAATAGTTAGGTAA
- a CDS encoding cation:proton antiporter, translating to MLFFAKLFGEIFSKLKQPSIIGEILAGIVLGPTILGMLLPEVSEFLFPQNSEINIAIEGITNIAVVLLLLVSGLEVDLSIVMRYRKAAISISTIGIIVPFVLGFGISYLFPNLVGLLNDKDRLVFALFIGTAIAISSLPVIAKILMDLKIFKTQIGFIIIASAMLNDLIGWFIFSIILGMIGANTHGFSFSETIIYTISFIFILLFVGRIVIDKVIFWFKENLSFPGTLLNLILILGFLAAAFTEFLGVHAILGAFIMGIAIGDSKHLKEDTRQIIHQFITNIFAPLFFVSIGMKANFIADFNLGIVIVILSLALIGKVTGCSIGARLGGMNKNDSFAIGAGMSSSGAMGIIIGLIALQFGLINEEVFVGLVIMSLFTSMASAPIMSYFLNKKDKSKFANLFSEKNILYTDENDKLKIIKKLVDSISEKSKLTSEEIFNEVILREKILPTGITNYLALPHAKIHIKEPLLAIAINKTGIDFEASDGTLSRIIILLLTPKNNNELQLKLLSEIVNKFDNKTEVEKLLTIETAKTLIAELKK from the coding sequence ATGCTTTTTTTTGCAAAATTGTTTGGCGAAATTTTTTCAAAACTTAAACAGCCATCAATAATTGGCGAAATTCTTGCGGGAATTGTTTTAGGTCCAACTATTTTAGGAATGCTTTTACCGGAAGTATCGGAATTTCTATTTCCCCAAAACAGTGAAATCAATATTGCGATTGAAGGAATTACAAATATTGCTGTTGTATTACTTCTTTTAGTTTCCGGATTAGAAGTTGATTTATCAATTGTTATGCGCTACCGTAAAGCTGCAATTTCTATTAGCACAATTGGAATTATTGTACCTTTTGTTTTAGGTTTTGGAATTTCATATTTATTCCCAAATTTGGTTGGGTTATTGAATGATAAGGACAGATTAGTTTTTGCATTATTTATTGGAACTGCAATTGCAATTTCATCTTTGCCGGTTATTGCAAAAATATTAATGGATTTAAAAATATTTAAAACACAAATTGGATTTATAATTATAGCTTCGGCAATGTTAAATGATTTAATCGGCTGGTTTATTTTCTCAATAATACTCGGAATGATAGGCGCAAACACTCACGGCTTTTCATTTTCAGAAACAATAATTTATACAATATCATTTATTTTTATTCTGCTTTTTGTTGGAAGAATTGTAATTGATAAAGTAATATTTTGGTTTAAGGAAAATCTTTCATTCCCGGGAACATTACTTAACTTAATTTTAATTTTAGGATTTCTTGCCGCAGCATTTACGGAATTTTTAGGAGTTCATGCAATTCTTGGCGCATTTATTATGGGAATTGCAATTGGTGATTCCAAACATTTAAAAGAAGATACCAGACAAATAATTCATCAATTTATTACAAATATATTTGCTCCACTGTTTTTTGTTTCAATTGGTATGAAAGCAAATTTTATTGCTGATTTTAATTTGGGAATTGTAATTGTAATTCTTTCTCTTGCATTAATTGGCAAAGTAACCGGCTGCAGCATTGGTGCAAGATTAGGCGGAATGAATAAAAATGATTCCTTTGCAATTGGCGCCGGAATGAGTTCGAGTGGTGCAATGGGAATTATTATCGGATTAATTGCACTTCAATTCGGACTTATTAACGAAGAAGTATTTGTCGGATTGGTAATCATGTCACTTTTTACTTCAATGGCAAGCGCGCCAATTATGAGTTATTTCTTAAATAAAAAAGACAAATCAAAATTTGCAAATCTGTTTTCGGAAAAAAATATTTTATATACCGATGAAAATGATAAACTAAAAATTATCAAAAAGTTAGTTGATTCGATTTCTGAAAAATCAAAATTAACAAGCGAAGAAATTTTTAACGAAGTAATTTTGCGCGAGAAAATTTTACCAACGGGAATTACAAATTATTTAGCTTTACCGCATGCAAAAATTCATATTAAGGAACCGTTGCTTGCAATTGCAATTAACAAAACCGGAATTGATTTTGAAGCAAGCGACGGAACTTTAAGCAGAATAATAATTTTACTTCTTACTCCAAAAAATAATAACGAATTACAGCTTAAATTGCTTTCAGAAATTGTAAATAAATTCGATAATAAAACCGAAGTTGAAAAATTATTAACAATTGAAACTGCAAAAACATTAATTGCCGAATTAAAAAAATGA